The window GGAAATCGGCGTAACCGAGCACGCAGACGAGGCCGATCTGCGCGATGTCGAACGACGCGCCGTTCAGCACGTCCGGCCGGTTCTCGAACCGCGCCATGCCGGCCCAGGCCCTGTTCCAGTGATCGTCATACCAGGCCTGCCACAGCGAGCCCTGCGGCCGCACCATCTTCTCGTAGCGGCACAGCAGCATGGAATCGAGCATGCCGTTGAGCAGCGAATGATCGGTCTTCAGCTGCCAGCGCCGCGGACCGTAGCCGGGGATCAGCCGGCCGCCGCCGATCTCGTTGAGATATTCGACGATGACGTAGGAATCCAAAATGACGTCGCCATGATCGAGGATCAGCACCGGCAGCTTCTTCAGCGGCGAGATCCTGGAGTATTCGTCATTGGCCGTGCCCGGCGCGACGCTGGCCGGCACCAGCTCGATCTTGTCGATCAGGCCAAGCTCGATCGCCGCGACGCGCACCTTGCGGGCGAACGGGGAGGCGGGAGAGAAGGTGAGTTTCATGGTAATGACCTCTTTCCGAGTACACCGCCGTCATCCTGAGGAGCGCGCCATCGGCGCGCGTCTCGAAGGATGGGCAACGACCAATACTATCTCGTCACCCATCCGCTGAGATGACGGTGTGCTGGGCTCATCCTTCGAGACGCCGCTTCGCGGCTCCTCAGGATGACGGACCGGCAACTACGCCGCGACGATTTCCTGGCGCTGCTCGCCGAGGCCTTCGATGCCGAGCGTCACGATGTCGCCGACATTGAGGAAGGTCGGCGGCTTCATGCCCAGGCCGACGCCGGGCGGGGTGCCCGTCGTGATGATATCGCCGGGGAGCAGCGTCATGAACTGCGAGACGTAGGAGATGCATTTCGCCATCGTGAAGATCATGGTCTTGGTCGAGCCGGTCTGGCGGCGCTGACCGTTGACGTCGAGCCACATCGACAGGTTCTGCACGTCGGCGATTTCGTCCTTGGTGGCGAGCCAGGGGCCGACCGGACCGAAGGTGTCGTGCGACTTGCCCTTGGTCCACTGTCCGAGGCGCTCGGTCTGGAAGTTGCGCTCGGAGACGTCGTTGCAGACGCAATAGCCGGCGACGTGGTTGAGCGCGTCGGCTTCCGAGACGTATTTGGCGCGGGTGCCGATGATCGCGGCGATCTCGACCTCCCAGTCCAGCTTGGTCGAGCCGCGCGGCTTCTCGACGGCATCGTTCGGGCCGGACAGCGAGGTATTCGCCTTCATGAAGATGATCGGTTCGGTCGGGATCTGAGCGCCGGTTTCCTTGGCGTGGTCGGAATAGTTCAGGCCGATCGCGACGAATTTGGAGATGCCGGTGACAGGGGCGCCGAAGCGCGGCTTGCCGGAGACGGCGGGCAGGGAGGCGGGATCGAGCGCGGAAAGCTTCTTCAGCGATTCCGGCGTGTAGGCGTCGCCGGTCAGGTCCTTCAGATGGGCCGAGAGATCGCGGAGCTGGCCGGATTTATCGATCAGGCCGGGCTTTTCCGCACCCTTTTCGCCATAACGAACAAGCTTCATGTTGATCACTCCCTACGATGTCTTGAGGATTGTTACTGCTATACCTCGACACGCTTCATGGAACAGCACGCCGGGAAATTCAACCGCCATGAGCGCGCTGCATTGCAGCCAAGCCTTAATTCAAGGTCAGTTCGGTCCGATCACCCCAGCGCGACGAACCTGAAGGCGTCGCCGTCGCGCTTGATGTGGCCGGCATTGAAATGCCCGCCGATCACCAGCGTCGGCGTGTCGGCAAAGCGCGAGAACAATTCGCGCCGCGTCGCGGCCGATTGCTTCTGGTCGGAGTCCGCGGTCGACGACCAGTCGAGGTGATACATCTGGCAAGGATGATGGGCGACGTCGCCGGTCAGCAGTCCTTCCGCGCCGCCGGACTTGATGTGGATGCTCATGTGGCCGGGGCTGTGTCCCGGCGTCGGGATCAGCGTGATCTCCTCGGTCAAGCGATGATCGCTCGGTACCAGCTCGGCCTTGCCGGCATCCGCGATCGGCTTCACCGAGTCGGCGAACACGGCCGCATGCGCGGCATCGTCGCTGTGGTCGCGCCAGTGCTCGAATTCGGTCTTGCCGAACACGTAACACGCATTGGCGAAGGTCGGCACCCATTTGCCGCCGGAGAGTTTCGTGTTCCAGCCGACATGGTCGACATGCAGATGCGTGCACAGCACGGTGTCGATGCTGTCAGGCGCAAATCCCGCCGCGGTCAGCTTCTCCAGGAACGGATCGCTGCGGTTGTTCC of the Bradyrhizobium quebecense genome contains:
- a CDS encoding glutathione S-transferase family protein, translated to MKLTFSPASPFARKVRVAAIELGLIDKIELVPASVAPGTANDEYSRISPLKKLPVLILDHGDVILDSYVIVEYLNEIGGGRLIPGYGPRRWQLKTDHSLLNGMLDSMLLCRYEKMVRPQGSLWQAWYDDHWNRAWAGMARFENRPDVLNGASFDIAQIGLVCVLGYADFRFADCGWRKAYPKLDAFYRKMLERPSVKISAPPPA
- a CDS encoding fumarylacetoacetate hydrolase family protein, translating into MKLVRYGEKGAEKPGLIDKSGQLRDLSAHLKDLTGDAYTPESLKKLSALDPASLPAVSGKPRFGAPVTGISKFVAIGLNYSDHAKETGAQIPTEPIIFMKANTSLSGPNDAVEKPRGSTKLDWEVEIAAIIGTRAKYVSEADALNHVAGYCVCNDVSERNFQTERLGQWTKGKSHDTFGPVGPWLATKDEIADVQNLSMWLDVNGQRRQTGSTKTMIFTMAKCISYVSQFMTLLPGDIITTGTPPGVGLGMKPPTFLNVGDIVTLGIEGLGEQRQEIVAA
- a CDS encoding MBL fold metallo-hydrolase, which gives rise to MHWTIGKVKITKVVELETVGSTRFILPLAGREEIQSLPWLIPHFANEDGRLKMSIHSLLVETPEHRIIVDTGLGNDKQGRNVPTWNNRSDPFLEKLTAAGFAPDSIDTVLCTHLHVDHVGWNTKLSGGKWVPTFANACYVFGKTEFEHWRDHSDDAAHAAVFADSVKPIADAGKAELVPSDHRLTEEITLIPTPGHSPGHMSIHIKSGGAEGLLTGDVAHHPCQMYHLDWSSTADSDQKQSAATRRELFSRFADTPTLVIGGHFNAGHIKRDGDAFRFVALG